The nucleotide sequence AGCAGCACTTTCCCTCATGGTCACAGGCACCGTAGGCATCATGGTCGGATTAGCAATCCCCATCATCGGCTTTGGACCCACCCTCGCAGAAACAGGACGCATCTTCGTCTTCGCAATACTCACCATACTTTACCTGGGCTTTTGGCTTGCCCTTAGCCTGCTCTTCTCAACAGCCATCAAAAAAACCGCAACCGCCATAATCGGAACCGTCGTCACATGGATATTCTTCACGTTCATACTAGCCATAGTAGCCACCCTCATAGCCAGCGCCGTCGTACCCGTCCAAACCCCACAGTTCTTCGCCCCATCAATCTCCTCAACCTCTAGCGACCAAGGCGGCTTCATAAGCCGACCCATCGACCAAACCCAAACCGACCTGTACATACAAAGCATCCAAAACCGGCAAAACCTACAAAACATCATCCAAAGCATCTCGCCCTCCTACCTCTACACACAAGCAGCCAACATCTTACTCACAGGCTCAAACTACGGCTCCGTCATAGTATTCTCATCCAGCGGCATGATACGCCCCAACACCGACGTAACCTCCTGTTGGCCCCAAGTCACAGCCCTAGCAGCCGCCATGATAGCCTGTTTCGTCGCCGCATACCTACTGTTCCTACGCAGAGAAATCCGCGCAGGAGGGTAAACCCAAAACAAACACTCAACTCTTTTTTTATCAACAACTAATTAACCAAATTTTTTGCTACGGGCGGCGGCGCTTAAAAATAAACGTGCGGACAAGATTTATCGCGGTTAAAACAGCACCTGATGCTGTCAGGAAAACTGCAAGAGCATATTTGTCGGCTTCTATATTCTGGGGGTTTCCAGCTTCGAATGCTACGCCTATGGGGAGAGAACTTGTTTGGTTTCCACAGTTAGTTACATAGATGCAGTATTGTCCGCGGCTGTCAAAGTTAATAGGGAAAATATCGGGGGTTGTGGTGCAGGTTTCAATTAGGGTTTGATTGTTGGGGGCAGTGATTTCTAAGTGTATGGGTAACGTGACGTTTTCAAATCCGGGAACAGAAGGCGCAGTGCTTCCAGGTAAAGTGAAGTAACCCACGGCTATTTTTCCCACCCCAACTGGACCAACAAGGATTGTGGTACAGGAGGTCTGGTTAGGTGCAAACTCACCAAAGCTCGATATTGTGTTTTGAGGAACGTGCGGTGAAGAAGACATCATTAAAAGAACGGCACCAAAAATCAGCAAGATTAAACCTGTACGTTGCAGGTTTATTCTCGTACTTCAAACCTCCGGGTGAAGTAAAAATACATTGGAACCACAAAACCCAAAGCGTAAACTATGCTTACGACCAGAAAAATCTCCGTTGGTAAGCTACGTTCAAAGGGGTTGCTGTTTTGTACTACACCAAAGACTTTGCCAAGGGTTGTTATAGGTGCTTTGTAGGGGGATAATGACAGATAATTGAACAAAGAACTGGCGCCTACGGTTAGGGTACTTAGGTAGTACAGGACAAAACTTGTAATTGTTGTAATCAACGCAGATGGAATTGTACGTCTAACAGACAGCGAGATGAATACTGCTAATCCACCATAAAACATCATGGCTAAAACCGTAACGGGAAGCGCCCAAGCAGCAAACTGAATGCTCCGCAACAGCAAATTAGGGTCTGAATAGAAATTCAAAGCCAACGTGCAAAGCATAACAATCCAAGATAGAAGGGTCAAAGGAACAACCACTGCAGCAAATTTCGCTATAAAAACCGATGAGCGTGACAGCGGTGATGAGAGGAGAGTCTGCATTAACCCTTGTTCGTAGTCCCTAGCAAAAGACAGCGACAATAAGAGGACGCAAAACAGCCCCAAAGGCAGCATTTGCAGGTCTATTATGTTGTAAATGGCGGTGGTTATAGTTGAGTCTAAAGTGGTTTGTAGCTGGATTTGAGGAATGATTTTGAACATGTTTGGGGTTGCAGTAATGGAAATTAGCACTATGAAGCCGATTGCCAATTCAAGTATAGGAAAACGCCAAGCTCTTTGAATCTCGGCTTTGAGCAATGACAGCGTAGTTTTGAGTGTATGCAAATCCATTTTTAGTCTCCTGAAACGGTTGTTTTGAACAGGGCTTCTAAATCGTTCCCTGCAGCTTTCACTTCTTCAAGTGAAGCATTCGCTTGCGCTACAACAGCGGGCAAACGTTGCTTGAACACAACAGGGTTTTTGGCAACCACAACCAAACTGCCCTCAACCGCAGTAACATCTTTAACGCATTCCTCACTTCGCAGCAATTCAGCAACAGCAGTTGCAGGCTCGACCTTGACCAAGAATACACTGGAATCAACTTCACTTAGCATCCGAGTCAAGGAACCTTGCCGTACAGCTTGTCCGTTATGCATGAGGATGACGTGTTCACAGATTTTTTCTAGTTCGGGCAGAATGTGGCTGGAGATGATGAAGGAGCAGTCTTTTTTTAAGGAGTTTATGAGGTTAAGCACTTGGGTACGTCCTATGGGGTCAAGGTTTGAGGTAGGCTCATCAAGTATTACCAGTTCAGGCGTACCCAGCAATGCCTGTGCAAGTCCAATTCTTTGACGCATACCCGCAGAATAGCCGCCGATACGTCTGTGCTGAGCCTCAGTATCAAGTGCAACAAGCTTCAAAACCCGTTTACTATCGCCCAACACATCAGAAACATCCTTAAACTTAGCCATCAGTTTAAGGTATTCAAGCCCAGACAAATGATCATAAAACGCTACTTTCTCATACAAAACGCCGACTTTACGCCTAATCTTTAACGATTCCCGCCAGCAATCAAACCCTAAAAGCTGCGCACTACCAGAAGTTGCCTTAATCAAACCTAAACTCAATTTCAGAGTGGTTGTTTTGCCAGCGCCGTTTGGCCCAATCAAACCATTTACGCCCCTGTGCAGATCAAAACTTAACCCGCACAGCGCCTCAGCATTATTGAAACGTTTAACT is from Candidatus Bathyarchaeota archaeon and encodes:
- a CDS encoding ABC transporter permease — translated: MANFLTVCKKELADHLGSKRYLVLFVLVLGLAAVTAYQGATSMQNSVTSSSNLSFMDMFSGSLTGGISFTYVMIYFGPIIGLALGFDAINKERSSGSLSVLLSQPIFRDAVINGKFLAGIAALSLMVTGTVGIMVGLAIPIIGFGPTLAETGRIFVFAILTILYLGFWLALSLLFSTAIKKTATAIIGTVVTWIFFTFILAIVATLIASAVVPVQTPQFFAPSISSTSSDQGGFISRPIDQTQTDLYIQSIQNRQNLQNIIQSISPSYLYTQAANILLTGSNYGSVIVFSSSGMIRPNTDVTSCWPQVTALAAAMIACFVAAYLLFLRREIRAGG
- a CDS encoding ABC transporter permease, which codes for MDLHTLKTTLSLLKAEIQRAWRFPILELAIGFIVLISITATPNMFKIIPQIQLQTTLDSTITTAIYNIIDLQMLPLGLFCVLLLSLSFARDYEQGLMQTLLSSPLSRSSVFIAKFAAVVVPLTLLSWIVMLCTLALNFYSDPNLLLRSIQFAAWALPVTVLAMMFYGGLAVFISLSVRRTIPSALITTITSFVLYYLSTLTVGASSLFNYLSLSPYKAPITTLGKVFGVVQNSNPFERSLPTEIFLVVSIVYALGFVVPMYFYFTRRFEVRE
- a CDS encoding ABC transporter ATP-binding protein; this encodes MNSDVLGRFENVVKRFNNAEALCGLSFDLHRGVNGLIGPNGAGKTTTLKLSLGLIKATSGSAQLLGFDCWRESLKIRRKVGVLYEKVAFYDHLSGLEYLKLMAKFKDVSDVLGDSKRVLKLVALDTEAQHRRIGGYSAGMRQRIGLAQALLGTPELVILDEPTSNLDPIGRTQVLNLINSLKKDCSFIISSHILPELEKICEHVILMHNGQAVRQGSLTRMLSEVDSSVFLVKVEPATAVAELLRSEECVKDVTAVEGSLVVVAKNPVVFKQRLPAVVAQANASLEEVKAAGNDLEALFKTTVSGD